CGCACCGTGCCCCCAGCCGTGCCAGGTACCAGCTGTGGCACGTGGCAGAGACCAGGAGAGCGAtaccctgtgtcccctcccatgCCATAACCCTGCTCTCCACAGGTGTCACCTTCCTGTCTGGGGGTCAGAGTGAGGAGGAGGCTTCCATCAACCTCAATGCCATCAACACGTGCCCGCTGGTGCGGCCATGGGCCCTCACCTTCTCCTACGGGCGGGCGCTGCAGGCGTCGGCACTCAGCGCCTGGCGCGGGCAGAAGGACAATGCTGATGCTGCCACCGAGGAGTTTGTCAAGCGTGCAGAGGTGATGGGGGTGGCCCTCCTGGGAGGGGagtgccaagggctggggaggtggggaCACTGAGGACTGTGTGCCCATGGGAGGAGGGGTGGCTGAGGATTATGTCCCACAGGCTGAGAGAAAACACCAAGGGCTGTGCCCTGTAGGATGCCAAGAACCATGGTTCCCATGGGAGGGACACAGTTCTGTCTCTGTGGGGGGATATTGAGAGCTGTGTTCCCATAGGGGAATGATGGGTGCCAATGGCcacatccctgggctctgctccccaggtgtccccatgAGCTGGGGGACCCTGAAGGCTGTGTCCCCAGTGACTTGGGGACTTCGAGTGACACCCCCAGCGTGACCACTGACCTTTCCTTCCTTCGCAGGTGAACGGGCTGGCAGCGCTGGGCAAGTACGAGGGCAGCGGGGATGACTCGGGGGCCGCCGGGCAGTCCCTCTATGTGGCCAACCACGCGTACTGAGCCCCGGCCGGGCACCCcaccggccccggcccccgccccggcccctcCCCACCACCGCTCACACCCCGCTTCCACCCCAGCCGCCCAGGGGAGCCGCCACgcggggaggggaaggggggagcGCCCCGCGGGATGTCCGCAGATGGAATGGGGGGTCCGGCTCAGCCGGGCTCTGGGGGGAGCCACCCGGGTGCCCCTTTGGCCGGGGGCTCCGGCCGGGCCGtgaggggaggagggcaggccgcgtggggggcaggaggggaggccTGGgggtgcccctgccctgccgtAGCTTTGCAGTCTTGGTCGCTGCCGCCCTTGGGGCGCCTGTGTTGTGTTCGCCGTGTGCACCCCGTGTACCAAATAGCCTAACAACGAATAAATGGTAGAGACAGCGCTGTGCCGCCTCTTTCCTCGCCGCGGGGCGCGCGGGAGCTCTTGTCCCccctccctctctgtccctccgGCCGCTCCGGGCATCACCGGCAGCGTGTTGTGTTCACTTACGCAATGAGCTGTGCTGGGTCTCAGCCTGCCCACACACATCGTGAGGCTCCGTGAGCTTGGCGCGGGGTGGGCGGGCTCCCCCTAAGGGCGATGGGGTGGGTGAGGAGCTCCTGTCTCCTCTCTCCGTATCCCCCCCACCCCGGTCCCGGTACTCGGCGCTGCTCCGGTGCCCGCGGGAGGTGACGCCATATGTCCCTCCGCGGCACTCGTAGAGGGTAAAGCTCGCCGCCTCACGGTCGATGCGTGATCTGATTGGTTCCGCTGTCCGCCCGTCTGTGCCGCCGCGCGGCGCACCCCGCGCCCATTGGGTGTTTTAGGTATTCTGAGCTCTGattggctgggctggagcagggcacgCCCCTCCGGCTGGGCTAGGAAGTGAAGatggtggcggcggcggcggcgatgGCGGCGGATGAGGCAGGTACTGGCGGGTGTGGATGCTCGGTGTTTGTTCGTTCTCTCCCGGCTCCCCGACCTCGGACCCGGGGAGCCGGGCCGGTGCTGAGCGCTGTCCCCTCAgagcgggcgcggggccggcgcgCCGCCCTGTCCTTCGCGACCATGGCCGTGGTGCTGGGACTGCCGCTGTGGTGGAAAACGACCGAGACCTACCGCGCTGCCCTGCCCTACACGGACATCGAtgggctcagccagcagccGGTGAGCGCCGGGTGGACCTGGGAGCAGCGGCTCTGGGGGCTCGGGAGCCCGGGCtgaccctgtccctgtgcaggttCACCTGGTGGTGCCCATGGCCGTGGTCTTCGCCCCGGGATCGGTGCCTGGGGACCTGCCGAGGCCGCTGCCCTTCAGGGACGTGCAGGAGATGGAGATTTCCGTGAACCGTGAGAGACCCCCTTGTCTGTCCCTGCTCCGTCTGCTCCTCACGGGTGGCCACGTCCTTTCGTGGGGGTCCCAGCCTGCCTGTGGCTTCCCTCCCCGGCAGCCCGGAGCTCCCGGGACCCCGAGCCCCATTCACCAGCATCACCCTGCCCTGAGCTttcactgcagggagcaggggtgggACAATGTGGTCCCAGGGTGTTGCAGGGAAGGGGCCAGCTCCATTGCCTGGGGATGGGGACGATGGAGCCCTCTGAGGGTGGGATGTGTCTGGCTGATGTGGGGCTGTCTCACTAGCAGTGCAGGTGCTACATCCCATAATGGTTCATCCTACTGGCACCCAAAGGACAACATGCCTTGTATCCCCCTGGGGTTGTCTCTTGTCCCTGTGAGCACCAGGCTCCTGTGAGGGGCCTGGGATCAGCAGATTCACTCAGGTTTTCTGCCCCCCAGTGAGAACCAGTGTCACATCCCGCTATGAGATGCGCTATCGCAGCACCACAGCTcaggaggaggcagcactggctgcagcgACTGCACGAGGTACTGGAGCAGGGAATTGCTGGGGAGCTCCTTTTCctgaggctggcacagcagagaacACACTTTGCTTTGTGTCAGAGTGTGACAGGGATTGGAGTGAAATTCCCAACCCTGTCAGTGCTTCTGTCTTCCCCAGAGGCTGATGCTGCTCTGTACCCGCTGCAGGACACCACTTTGGGCTCTCTGACCATGTACGTGGTCCCTGAAacctcctctctcctgcctcagGTAGGGAGCAGCACCCTGTGGTGCCAACCTTTGCGAGCTTCACCCCTGGGAGGTGGCACGTGTCACAGGTGGCTGTCACAGGTGGCACTGTGCTGTTCTCAgggtgctgctcccacccctcaCCCCGTGCCATCCCCAGGGCATCAATGTCTATGTGGGGAAGCACCGCAGCGCCCTggtgagggctgggggtggcctggctgccctgcaggccCGGCTGcgggaggtgacacaggtgatGTCCTTCACGGCCAGCTCCATCGCCGCCGCCCTCTCGGACCGCGTGCCCGACGGGCAGCTGGGCCCCGACGCACGGCGCAACCTGAAATCCAGCCTGGGTACGgatcctccatccctgctccctggcctGGGAAAGCCttctgctcctggggaaggTGTTCCCAGGCCTCAGGAAACCTTCTTCTCCTGGGGAAGGTGCCATTCCTGCTCTACTTGTGGCATCCTTGAATGTCTTCCGGGCTAACAGACCCCTTTGCCTGTATCAGTTGTTTTGGTCTGTTGGTGTCACCTCACACTGGGGTAggccagggaggaggggacaggccctgctgctCTTGGGAGCTCTGTCACAGCCTCGGTGGCTCACAGGCTGCTCTTGGTCCTTGCAGGGTATGAGATCACCTTCAGCCTGCTGAACCCTGACCCCAAGTCCCACACCGTGGACTGGGACATCGAGGGGGCTGTGAACCGCTTCGTGAAGCCTGTCCTGGACAAACTGAGCTTGGTGGCCAACTTTTCTGTGGATTCACAGGTGAGGGCTGGGAGAGATGGTGGGGAAAGCCCAGCCCTGACCTCCCTGGGGCGCACTTCTCTGCCAGCAACGTGTCCCTTGTGTGCCTGCAGATCCTGTACTATGCTGTCCTAGGAGTGACACCACGCTATGACAAGGAGTCCTCCAGCTTCCTCCTGAGTGCTCACAGCCTCCCACACGTCATCAACCCTGTGGAGGCCCGGCTGGGTGAGCACTGTGCTCGTGGCTCACTGGGATCTGTCCCATGGGACCATGGCTCCCTTTCCCCCCAGCCCatgtgagagctgctggggtggctgtgaaggaggagcagggctgtgggctgctcttgctgtccctgccagccacAAGAGTTCTGTGACTCTATCCCACTGCAGGCTCCAGTGCTGCCTCACTCTACCCTGTGCTGAACTTCCTGCTCTATGTGCCAGAGCGCTCCCACTCCCCTCTGTACATCCAGGACAAGGATGGAGCCCCAGTGAGCACCAACGCCTTCCACAGCCCTCGCTGGGGTGGCATCATGGTATGGGAACCATgggggtgctggcactgctgggacaagGTGGtggctcccctttcccagctggtgACCCTGTTGGCCCTGAGGGCCTGGCTATGCCTCATTAACATGCTTTCCCACAGGTTTACAATGTTGAAGCCCCTGCTTCCCCCCaagcctccctccctctgcatGTGGATGTGGACATGGCACGAGTGATGGAGGTTTTCCTGGCCCAGCTCCGGTGAGGATGtgctcttccctccccaggCCTCTGTGGAAATCAGTGGGGTCAGAACAGGCTGTACCCAAACAGCCTGTTCACTCCTTCCTCTGTGGGCTCTGGGAGGCTGAGGGTGGCTCTTTGTGGCCTTCGAGTTGCTGGCTACTGGCTGTCACTGCTCTCTGGCCAGGGATGCTGGCACATCTCCCATTTCCTTAGATAGGAGGCTTGGCTTATCACGCCACACATCCAGGAGACAATTAGGCAGGACTGGGACTAAACACAACAGGGAAGAAGAGCAGGGATCTCATGGGAATGAAGGCTTCTGATGTGGGCTGGAACCATCCCTTCTACTCCCAGGTTACTCTTTGGGCTGTCTCGGGAAGAGGTGCCCCCcacattcctgctggaaaaCCCAGGGAATGAGGGGCTGGCTGACTGGGAGCTGGACCACCTGCTGTGGGCCCACACCGTGGAGAATATTGCCACCGTGTCCACCACCCTGACCTCGCTGGCCCAGCTCCTGGACAAGATCGGGAACATTGTCATCAAGGATGATGTTGCCTCTGAGGtagggctggggagcagagggggctgAGTGTCCCTGTTGCCCTCCCTGGCCAGGGGCCGACCTTTGGTGTTCCCACACAGGTGTACCGGGCAGTGGCCTCAGTGCAGAGTGCTGTGACCGAGCTGTCCCTGGGCCACCTGCTCGCAGCTTTCCAGGCCAGCAAGGAGGCTGTCACCTGCTCAGAGAGGGCCTTCTTTGACCCAtctctcctccatctcctctaCTTCCCTGACGACCAGAAATTTGCCATCTACATCCCGCTcttcctgcccatggctgtcCCAATTCTCCTGTCCTTGGCCAAGATTGTCCGGGAGACCAGGCTGCGTAAGAAGGAGCCCACCAAGATGGACTGAGCGATGGTGCCCTGCCTTGGGCTGTCCCCACCCCGTGGGGTGGTGTCACAGACTTATGGCCCAGAAAGGCACCCCAGGGCCCAGGACTGGCTGCTTGGCTTGGGTGTGCCAGGGCCAGGATGCAGGAGTGGGAAGAGAGGCTGCTTTGGGAAGTGGGAAAGGGTCTCAATTTGGGTGCTGAACCCTCCTGCACCCACAGAggcagagaggggagggagggtgcTGTCTTTGTGCACCCCAGCTTGGTGCTGTATTCAGAAGAAGCTGCTGTGTAAATAAAGAACCCCCTGTTCTCTGGGGGGCTGATATGGGGCTGTGTGACCCTCCTTTAGCCATCTGGGGGGTATCTATTGCCCAGCCATCCCCTGGCCCAGCTTTCCTGCCCCCACTCCATTGCTTTATGGGCTCTGGCTCCTGTCTTATGGGTATTAGCCAAAAATACTTGGTTGGGGAGAGGGGACAGTTCCTGAAGCCCATCCTCCCGGGGGCATCCCGGGATCCAGCTCCTCCACCGTGTGTCGGTTT
This genomic stretch from Serinus canaria isolate serCan28SL12 chromosome 19, serCan2020, whole genome shotgun sequence harbors:
- the PIGS gene encoding GPI transamidase component PIG-S isoform X1 is translated as MVAAAAAMAADEAERARGRRAALSFATMAVVLGLPLWWKTTETYRAALPYTDIDGLSQQPVHLVVPMAVVFAPGSVPGDLPRPLPFRDVQEMEISVNLRTSVTSRYEMRYRSTTAQEEAALAAATAREADAALYPLQDTTLGSLTMYVVPETSSLLPQGINVYVGKHRSALVRAGGGLAALQARLREVTQVMSFTASSIAAALSDRVPDGQLGPDARRNLKSSLGYEITFSLLNPDPKSHTVDWDIEGAVNRFVKPVLDKLSLVANFSVDSQILYYAVLGVTPRYDKESSSFLLSAHSLPHVINPVEARLGSSAASLYPVLNFLLYVPERSHSPLYIQDKDGAPVSTNAFHSPRWGGIMVYNVEAPASPQASLPLHVDVDMARVMEVFLAQLRLLFGLSREEVPPTFLLENPGNEGLADWELDHLLWAHTVENIATVSTTLTSLAQLLDKIGNIVIKDDVASEVYRAVASVQSAVTELSLGHLLAAFQASKEAVTCSERAFFDPSLLHLLYFPDDQKFAIYIPLFLPMAVPILLSLAKIVRETRLRKKEPTKMD
- the PIGS gene encoding GPI transamidase component PIG-S isoform X2, which produces MAVVLGLPLWWKTTETYRAALPYTDIDGLSQQPVHLVVPMAVVFAPGSVPGDLPRPLPFRDVQEMEISVNLRTSVTSRYEMRYRSTTAQEEAALAAATAREADAALYPLQDTTLGSLTMYVVPETSSLLPQGINVYVGKHRSALVRAGGGLAALQARLREVTQVMSFTASSIAAALSDRVPDGQLGPDARRNLKSSLGYEITFSLLNPDPKSHTVDWDIEGAVNRFVKPVLDKLSLVANFSVDSQILYYAVLGVTPRYDKESSSFLLSAHSLPHVINPVEARLGSSAASLYPVLNFLLYVPERSHSPLYIQDKDGAPVSTNAFHSPRWGGIMVYNVEAPASPQASLPLHVDVDMARVMEVFLAQLRLLFGLSREEVPPTFLLENPGNEGLADWELDHLLWAHTVENIATVSTTLTSLAQLLDKIGNIVIKDDVASEVYRAVASVQSAVTELSLGHLLAAFQASKEAVTCSERAFFDPSLLHLLYFPDDQKFAIYIPLFLPMAVPILLSLAKIVRETRLRKKEPTKMD